A single window of Mugil cephalus isolate CIBA_MC_2020 chromosome 1, CIBA_Mcephalus_1.1, whole genome shotgun sequence DNA harbors:
- the cd248a gene encoding CD248 molecule, endosialin a, with product MGSQVSSAAAVLFTSLLALLIGFSSILGEELRERDALCHSEGCFVVYFQRKTFLDSWRACKENGGNLATIKRKKDATSITNLFLNMDLPHSHSNVRVWIGLQRQPRQCSATRPLRGFSWTTGDQDTDYTNWQKEDSPSMCSVPRCVVMGYSTQDQTDNFKWLDGSCSVPVDGYLCYYPYNGMCPALQSEGAGNALYTTPFNLISTLLTHIPIESVAILPCPQGTKQEQTVVCTLREDGSAGWSRETPLCSNHLVSFNWCDQNGGCEHFCRPANGHFYCECAGGYQLGDDGKSCEPYDVCQGAPCESECVPLPDGYRCACPDGYMLAQDERGCLDVDECTQSPCEQLCENAEGTFECRCWEGYEQDDKGGCKDIDECMNDPCEHECENTEGSHICLCSLGFSPVPEDPSRCQDTDECQIQGTCEQMCANYDGGFQCDCEEGYELLSDRSSCRKTGEGDGHFAVTPPYPWATPQPGYEWDPTDYGWGTTKEDQFPNWQPGWDSESGLHVIWVTRAPETGQPFDSTVSPDTHGTEEATDVAEDESLSTTTYTTTYTTTTSTPSPTSNTFSDEYEGDGEEVSTPFPFLSTSVISEGAWNWWDSPSPESDETVDHISTVFTQSTASPSPLTEGAGRDDTMVPAEPVDKDLGQGRTWLLLGLLLPMCIFIVVMVALGIIYCSHCAVRSRNTNAPDCYHWISGAQDKQGAPNPSVGVKTHV from the coding sequence atgGGTTCCCAGGTGAGCAGTGCCGCAGCTGTTCTCTTCACCTCTCTGCTGGCTTTGCTCATTGGATTTTCTTCAATCTTGGGCGAGGAGCTGAGAGAAAGGGATGCACTGTGTCACTCAGAAGGTTGCTTTGTTGTCTACTTTCAAAGGAAAACTTTCCTGGACTCCTGGAGGGCCTGCAAAGAGAACGGTGGCAACCTAGCCACCATCAAACGCAAGAAGGATGCCACCAGCATTACTAATCTCTTCCTCAATATGGATTTGCCCCATTCCCATTCTAACGTCAGAGTCTGGATTGGCCTGCAGCGCCAGCCTCGCCAATGTTCTGCAACTCGCCCGCTGCGGGGATTTTCTTGGACTACCGGCGACCAGGACACGGACTATACCAACTGGCAGAAGGAGGACTCCCCCAGTATGTGTTCAGTGCCACGCTGTGTGGTCATGGGCTACAGCACACAAGACCAGACTGATAACTTCAAGTGGCTGGATGGTTCTTGCTCAGTCCCTGTGGACGGGTATCTCTGCTATTACCCCTACAATGGAATGTGTCCTGCCTTGCAGAGTGAGGGGGCAGGAAACGCCCTCTACACCACGCCATTTAACCTCATAAGTACCCTGCTGACCCACATACCCATTGAATCTGTTGCTATCTTACCCTGCCCGCAAGGCACCAAGCAAGAACAGACAGTTGTGTGCACGCTGAGGGAGGATGGCTCGGCGGGGTGGTCAAGAGAAACCCCACTTTGCTCCAACCACTTAGTATCATTTAACTGGTGCGACCAAAACGGCGGCTGTGAGCATTTCTGCAGACCGGCCAATGGTCACTTCTACTGTGAATGTGCTGGAGGCTATCAGCTAGGAGATGATGGGAAAAGCTGTGAGCCGTATGACGTGTGTCAAGGGGCCCCCTGTGAATCTGAGTGCGTGCCCCTCCCAGATGGCTACCGCTGCGCCTGTCCCGACGGATACATGCTCGCGCAAGACGAACGCGGCTGCCTGGATGTGGACGAGTGCACCCAGAGTCCCTGCGAGCAGCTTTGTGAGAACGCGGAGGGGACATTCGAGTGTCGGTGCTGGGAGGGTTACGAGCAAGACGACAAGGGTGGTTGTAAAGATATAGATGAGTGTATGAATGACCCGTGTGAACATGAATGTGAGAACACTGAAGGATCTCATATCTGCCTCTGCAGTCTGGGGTTTTCCCCAGTGCCCGAGGATCCCAGCCGATGCCAGGACACTGATGAGTGCCAGATCCAAGGGACCTGTGAGCAGATGTGTGCGAATTATGACGGCGGATTTCAGTGCGACTGTGAGGAAGGCTATGAACTCCTGTCCGATCGCAGCTCGTGTCGAAAGACAGGGGAAGGGGACGGTCATTTCGCTGTCACCCCTCCCTATCCGTGGGCCACCCCCCAGCCCGGATATGAGTGGGACCCCACGGACTACGGCTGGGGGACCACTAAGGAGGACCAGTTTCCAAACTGGCAGCCTGGGTGGGATTCTGAGTCTGGTTTGCATGTTATTTGGGTCACCCGTGCCCCAGAGACAGGACAACCGTTTGATTCAACAGTCTCCCCTGACACACACGGGACTGAGGAAGCTACAGACGTAGCTGAAGATGAAAGTTTGTCCACTACCACCTACACTACCACCTACACTACCACCACGTCGACACCCAGTCCAACCTCCAACACTTTCTCAGACGAGTATGAAGGTGACGGTGAGGAAGTAAGTACGCCTTTTCCCTTCCTTTCCACCTCTGTGATATCTGAGGGAGCTTGGAATTGGTGGGACAGTCCGAGTCCAGAGTCAGATGAGACAGTAGATCATATCTCTACTGTTTTCACCCAGTCTACCGCCTCCCCGTCACCTTTAACCGAGGGCGCCGGACGTGACGACACCATGGTTCCTGCGGAGCCTGTAGACAAGGATCTAGGGCAGGGCAGAACCTGGCTCCTTTTAGGCCTCCTTCTGCCCATGTGCATCTTCATCGTGGTGATGGTGGCACTCGGTATCATCTACTGCTCCCACTGTGCTGTCCGGTCACGCAACACCAACGCCCCCGACTGCTACCACTGGATCTCTGGGGCCCAAGATAAACAGGGAGCTCCTAACCCCTCAGTAGGGGTCAAGACCCACGTGTAA
- the LOC124997807 gene encoding somatostatin receptor type 1-like, with the protein MDFNESHDYWAYPTRPPYNASMDYEDYYQDTSTSKIIIPSIYALVCCVGLIGNAMVIYVILKYAKMKTATNIYILNLAIADELFMLSVPFLATSAAVRHWPFGSLMCRLVLSVDGINMFTSIFCLTVLSVDRYVAVVHPIKAARYRRPTVAKVVNVCVWGLSLVVILPIIIFADTVPAQDGGVDCNFLWPEAVWSEAFVVYTFLLGFLLPVGAICLCYCLMVARMRAVGLKAGWLQRRRSEKKITRMVLLVVTVFILCWMPFYIVQLVSVFHRPPDPMVTQLFVILSYANSGANPILYGFVSDNFRRSFQRIVCFRWLESGLDAEQVDYCAVALKRQATCNPLDFPKDCMASDMVFRNGTYTSRTTTV; encoded by the coding sequence ATGGATTTTAATGAGAGCCACGACTACTGGGCCTATCCAACGAGGCCGCCCTACAACGCAAGCATGGACTATGAGGACTACTACCAGGACACCAGCACCAGTAAAATCATCATCCCATCCATCTACGCCCTCGTCTGTTGTGTGGGTCTCATCGGCAACGCCATGGTCATCTACGTGATCCTGAAATACGCCAAGATGAAAACAGCCACAAACATTTATATTCTCAACTTGGCCATCGCCGACGAGCTGTTCATGCTGAGCGTTCCCTTCCTGGCCACGTCGGCGGCGGTCCGTCACTGGCCCTTTGGGTCGCTGATGTGCAGACTGGTGTTGAGCGTGGACGGCATCAACATGTTTACGTCCATCTTCTGCCTGACTGTGCTGAGTGTGGACCGGTACGTGGCGGTGGTCCACCCGATCAAGGCCGCTCGCTACCGCAGACCGACTGTCGCCAAAGTGGTCAATGTTTGCGTCTGGGGGCTTTCGCTCGTCGTCATCCTGCCCATCATTATCTTTGCAGACACCGTCCCCGCGCAGGATGGTGGCGTGGACTGCAACTTCTTGTGGCCTGAGGCCGTGTGGTCAGAAGCGTTCGTGGTCTACACCTTCCTGCTGGGGTTTCTCCTGCCGGTTGGAGCCATCTGCTTATGCTATTGTCTGATGGTGGCCAGAATGCGAGCAGTGGGACTGAAGGCTGGGTGGCTTCAGCGGCGGCGCTCGGAGAAGAAGATCACGCGTATGGTGCTTCTGGTCGTGACGGTGTTCATTCTCTGCTGGATGCCGTTCTACATCGTCCAGCTGGTCAGCGTTTTCCACCGGCCTCCCGATCCCATGGTCACCCAGCTTTTCGTCATCCTCAGCTACGCCAACAGCGGCGCCAACCCTATTCTGTACGGCTTCGTGTCGGACAACTTCCGGCGTTCGTTCCAGCGCATCGTGTGTTTCCGGTGGCTGGAGTCCGGGCTGGATGCAGAACAGGTGGATTACTGTGCTGTGGCATTAAAGAGACAGGCAACGTGTAACCCCCTAGACTTCCCCAAGGACTGCATGGCTTCTGATATGGTTTTCCGCAACGGGACGTACACCTCTCGTACAACTACGGTTTAA
- the LOC124997791 gene encoding somatostatin receptor type 1-like, with translation MDFNESHDYWAYPTRSPYNASMDYEDYYQDTSTSKIIIPSIYALVCCVGLIGNAMVIYVILKYAKMKTATNIYILNLAIADELFMLSVPFLATSAAVRHWPFGSLMCRLVLSVDGINMFTSIFCLTVLSVDRYVAVVHPIKAARYRRPTVAKVVNVCVWGLSLVVILPIIIFADTVPAQDGGVDCNFLWPEAVWSEAFVVYTFLLGFLLPVGAICLCYCLMVARMRAVGLKAGWLQRRRSEKKITRMVLLVVTVFILCWMPFYIVQLVSVFHRPPDPMVTQLFVILSYANSGANPILYGFVSDNFRRSFQRIVCFRWLESGLDAEQVDYCAVALKRQATCNPLDFPKDCMASDMVFRNGTYTSRTTTV, from the coding sequence ATGGATTTTAATGAGAGCCACGACTATTGGGCCTATCCAACGAGGTCGCCCTACAACGCAAGCATGGACTATGAGGACTACTACCAGGACACCAGCACCAGTAAAATCATTATCCCATCCATCTACGCTCTCGTCTGTTGTGTGGGTCTCATCGGCAACGCCATGGTCATCTACGTGATCCTGAAATACGCCAAGATGAAAACAGCCACAAACATTTATATTCTCAACTTGGCCATCGCCGACGAGCTGTTCATGCTGAGCGTTCCCTTCCTGGCCACGTCGGCGGCGGTCCGTCACTGGCCCTTTGGGTCGCTGATGTGCAGACTGGTGTTGAGCGTGGACGGCATCAACATGTTTACGTCCATCTTCTGCCTGACTGTGCTGAGTGTGGACCGGTACGTGGCGGTGGTCCACCCGATCAAGGCCGCTCGCTACCGCAGACCGACTGTCGCCAAAGTGGTCAATGTTTGCGTCTGGGGGCTTTCGCTCGTCGTCATCCTGCCCATCATTATCTTTGCAGACACCGTCCCCGCGCAGGATGGTGGCGTGGACTGCAACTTCTTGTGGCCTGAGGCCGTGTGGTCAGAAGCGTTCGTGGTCTACACCTTCCTGCTGGGGTTTCTCCTGCCGGTCGGAGCCATCTGCTTATGCTATTGTCTGATGGTGGCCAGAATGCGAGCAGTGGGACTGAAGGCTGGGTGGCTTCAGCGGCGGCGCTCGGAGAAGAAGATCACGCGTATGGTGCTTCTGGTCGTGACGGTGTTCATTCTCTGCTGGATGCCGTTCTACATCGTCCAGCTGGTCAGCGTTTTCCACCGGCCTCCCGATCCCATGGTCACCCAGCTTTTCGTCATCCTCAGCTACGCCAACAGCGGCGCCAACCCTATTCTGTACGGCTTCGTGTCGGACAACTTCCGGCGTTCGTTCCAGCGCATCGTGTGTTTCCGGTGGCTGGAGTCCGGGCTGGATGCAGAACAGGTGGATTACTGTGCTGTGGCATTAAAGAGACAGGCAACGTGTAACCCCCTAGACTTCCCCAAGGACTGCATGGCTTCTGATATGGTTTTCCGCAACGGGACGTACACCTCTCGTACAACTACGGTTTAA